From the genome of Primulina eburnea isolate SZY01 chromosome 12, ASM2296580v1, whole genome shotgun sequence, one region includes:
- the LOC140806551 gene encoding xyloglucan endotransglucosylase/hydrolase protein 3-like, whose product MDKSSGAGFISKSSFGSGLFHIRMKIPEKKTGGIVTSFYLTAVVPDGRDPGNHFEVDYEFLGTNGTVQTNVYDNDRGHREQSFKLWFNPSQDFHSYDILWNTHQIVFIIDKIPIRVFKNNMAKGVAYPTMSMHAEATIWNADWAGVVDWSQAPFFAHYQDFNIYACSAPAQSSDIAHCASPQYFWNKPAYWELNAQQKQLMERYRKSYMVYDYCSKPSTRKPECSLN is encoded by the exons ATGGATAAATCCTCAG GTGCTGGATTTATATCCAAATCGAGTTTCGGATCTGGGTTGTTCCATATACGGATGAAGATCCCCGAAAAGAAAACCGGAGGAATTGTTACTAGCTTTTAT TTAACAGCAGTAGTGCCCGACGGCCGGGATCCTGGGAATCATTTCGAGGTCGATTACGAGTTCTTGGGCACGAACGGCACGGTGCAGACAAATGTTTACGACAACGATCGGGGGCACAGGGaacaaagttttaaactctGGTTTAATCCCTCGCAGGATTTTCACAGCTACGACATCCTATGGAACACGCACCAAATCGT attcatTATAGACAAAATTCCCATAAGAGTGTTCAAGAATAACATGGCAAAAGGAGTGGCGTATCCAACCATGTCAATGCATGCAGAGGCAACCATATGGAATGCGGACTGGGCAGGAGTCGTCGACTGGAGCCAAGCCCCCTTCTTCGCTCACTACCAAGATTTCAACATCTACGCGTGTTCCGCTCCGGCTCAGTCCTCGGACATCGCCCATTGCGCATCTCCACAATATTTTTGGAACAAGCCAGCATACTGGGAACTAAATGCTCAACAGAAACAACTAATGGAACGCTACCGGAAATCTTATATGGTGTACGACTATTGTTCCAAACCAAGTACTAGGAAACCCGAATGCTCGCTCAATTAA